A stretch of Heterodontus francisci isolate sHetFra1 chromosome 1, sHetFra1.hap1, whole genome shotgun sequence DNA encodes these proteins:
- the atoh1a gene encoding protein atonal homolog 1a, whose product MLICKITWETTNQSIFLIAALSAFAFVFVCNHQVAMSQMHSEDWTEMKELAAERCLQQQQQPEQTAQSYPQAVALSLLDTDPRGWLAPALQGSCSAHADYLSPGSSEELLLLGAEADFGGSGRGKSPIKVRELCKLKGMGLEELGCRQRAPPSRHVNGVQKQRRLAANARERRRMHGLNHAFDQLRNVIPSFNNDKKLSKYETLQMAQIYINALAELLQGGEVPAKGEGSSRAPGNATPGCRRYSSPGYSLQVNPVQLALKEGGTRCQQELSASPMQEGNKTSPRSHRSDGEFSPHSHYSDSEDIPLDLQSEDEELSQAQNYQ is encoded by the coding sequence cttttGCATTTGTTTTTGTTTGCAATCATCAAGTTGCAATGAGCCAGATGCATTCGGAAGATTGGACAGAAATGAAGGAGCTGGCGGCTGAAAGGTgtttgcagcagcagcagcagccagagcagacaGCTCAGAGCTACCCACAGGCTGTTGCTCTCTCCCTGCTGGACACCGACCCTCGAGGCTGGCTTGCACCCGCTTTGCAGGGCAGCTGCTCGGCTCACGCCGACTACCTGTCGCCCGGCTCATCCGAGGAGCTGCTGCTGCTGGGGGCCGAGGCGGATTTCGGCGGCTCCGGCCGGGGCAAGAGCCCGATCAAAGTGCGGGAGCTGTGCAAGCTGAAGGGCATGGGCTTGGAGGAGCTGGGCTGCCGGCAGCGGGCCCCGCCGAGCCGGCATGTCAACGGCGTGCAGAAGCAGAGGAGGCTGGCGGCCAACGCCAGGGAGAGGAGGAGGATGCACGGCTTGAACCACGCCTTCGACCAGCTCCGCAATGTCATCCCCTCCTTCAACAACGACAAGAAGCTGTCCAAGTACGAGACCTTGCAAATGGCCCAGATCTACATCAACGCGCTGGCCGAGCTGCTGCAGGGCGGAGAGGTGCCCGCAAAGGGCGAGGGCTCGTCCCGGGCACCGGGCAATGCCACCCCGGGCTGCAGGCGTTACTCCAGCCCGGGCTACTCGCTGCAAGTCAACCCGGTGCAACTGGCCTTGAAGGAGGGGGGCACCAGGTGCCAACAGGAGCTGTCCGCATCCCCCATGCAGGAGGGCAACAAAACCTCCCCCCGCTCCCACCGGAGTGATGGCGAGttctcccctcactctcactaCAGTGACTCTGAGGACATCCCTCTGGACCTGCAGAGCGAAGATGAGGAACTTTCCCAAGCCCAGAATTACCAATAA